The Paraburkholderia dioscoreae DNA window TTTCGATCACGATCGAATAGCGTGCGTCGTCGTGCTCATGATTGACATCGAGAACACGGGCGTTCTTTAGAATAAGCATGATTCCCTCTTCAGATTGAAGTCATTCGCTGCGTGAGACCTCGCTCGCAACTTCATTTCAACAGGAAGCCCTTCGCAAGCGGATCCCGGTCGTCGACAAAAATAGTGTTATGGCCGGTGACGCGAGCCCAGCCTTCGATACTCGGAATGATCGCGTCGAATTTCCCGACGCGAGTCGCCTCTTCCGGCACGCCCACAAATAGCGTGCCGATAATGCTTTCGTGGACGAAGCGTTCGCCGATCGCAAGCTTGCCCTTAGCCACAAGCTGCGCCATGCGAGCGGAGGTGCCTGTGCCGCAAGGCGACCGGTCGATCGCCTTGTCTCCGTAGAACACGGCGTTGCGGGCGGTTGCGCCCGCAACGGTCGGTTCGCCGGTCCACATGACATGGCTGAGGCCGCGAATTTCCGCTTTTTCCGGATGCGTGAAATCGTATTTCTGATTGGCCTTCTGCCGCAGTATTGGACTCAGCCGCTGTATGTCCGACGGCTTCAGCGCATGCATGCCCGCGTAGTTGGCTTGCGGCTCGATGATGGCGTAGAAGTTTCCACCGTAAGCCACGTCAAAACGAATCTCACCCAGTCCTTCAACTTCGACGGAGAGATCAGTTGAATGAAGGAATGACGGCACGTTGATGAGCTGGACCGAATCGACGTGCTCGCCATCCAGCCTGTATCTGGCAAGCACCGGACCTGCCGGTGTGTCCAGTCGCAAAACGCCGGGTTCCCTGGGACGTACCAGACCGTTCTCGATCGCCGTTGTCACAGTGCCGATGGTTCCGTGGCCGCACATTGGCAAACACCCGCTCACCTCGATGAACAGGATTGCCACGTCGCAGTCGGGCCGGGTCGGCGGATAAAGGATGCTGCCGGACATCACCTCGTGTCCGCGCGGTTCGAACATCAGGGAAGTGCGGATCCAGTCGAACTCTCTCTCGAAGTGGGCGCGCTTCTCGATCATGTTCGCGCCTTCGAGCAGAGGCGCGCCGCCCGCGACGACACGCACCGGATTGCCGCATG harbors:
- a CDS encoding 4-hydroxyproline epimerase, whose product is MAGSSTGSRKTSSWSSNMKSTFFCIDGHTCGNPVRVVAGGAPLLEGANMIEKRAHFEREFDWIRTSLMFEPRGHEVMSGSILYPPTRPDCDVAILFIEVSGCLPMCGHGTIGTVTTAIENGLVRPREPGVLRLDTPAGPVLARYRLDGEHVDSVQLINVPSFLHSTDLSVEVEGLGEIRFDVAYGGNFYAIIEPQANYAGMHALKPSDIQRLSPILRQKANQKYDFTHPEKAEIRGLSHVMWTGEPTVAGATARNAVFYGDKAIDRSPCGTGTSARMAQLVAKGKLAIGERFVHESIIGTLFVGVPEEATRVGKFDAIIPSIEGWARVTGHNTIFVDDRDPLAKGFLLK